One Methylomonas sp. LL1 DNA window includes the following coding sequences:
- a CDS encoding NAD-dependent malic enzyme, whose protein sequence is MTKLSDYFDYKVDAQGASYVEVSIRGLVLLRLPFTNKGTAFSMQERIALGLDGLLPSRVTNLDEQIERLYFSYQQQQNDIAKYQFLRAIQDRSEVIFYALLERHLEEMVPIVYTPTIGMAVQQFSSLYRTARGLTLSVNNIDRAETILKNYHFNDVRMIVVTDASAILGIGDQGMGGLSICIGKLALYTVGGGLCPFQTLPVNLDVGTNREELLDDPHYLGIAEKRLHDQAYFELVDKLVDAVKVTWPKAIIQWEDFTKDVAFDVLSRYRNQVPCFNDDIQGTGAVALAGLLSACRKTGQSLEQQTVVVVGAGAGGIGVASAIKAGMMAAGLTDEQARRQIFVVGSRGLVVEDERLEAYKLPLAHGKAAYQSWGLEDGHIPTLMDVVTQARPSILIGLSGVAGIFSESIIKTMAENHQQPMIFPLSNPNANCEATPEDIIRWTDGRAIVATGSPFSDVVYQGKLYPVGQGNNAFIFPGLGLAAVLGECGRISDAMVLESAYALADYIAENCLEAGLIYPPVKDLKKISVRVATRVLAKALEEGVSHRPELKGTDLESFITEHLWQPKYLPFKYAGED, encoded by the coding sequence ATGACAAAATTGAGCGATTATTTCGATTATAAGGTTGATGCCCAAGGCGCCAGCTATGTGGAAGTATCCATTCGGGGTTTGGTTTTGCTCCGACTACCCTTCACCAACAAAGGCACGGCATTTTCGATGCAGGAGCGGATAGCGCTTGGGCTCGATGGTTTGCTGCCGTCTCGTGTCACCAATCTGGATGAGCAGATTGAGCGCCTTTATTTTAGTTACCAACAGCAACAAAACGATATTGCGAAATACCAGTTTCTTAGAGCCATTCAGGATCGCTCCGAAGTCATCTTTTACGCCTTGCTGGAAAGGCATCTGGAAGAAATGGTGCCGATAGTCTATACGCCCACTATCGGTATGGCGGTGCAGCAATTCAGCTCCTTGTATCGGACCGCCAGAGGCTTGACCTTGTCGGTTAATAATATCGATCGGGCCGAAACCATTTTGAAAAACTATCATTTCAACGATGTGCGTATGATCGTTGTGACCGACGCATCCGCCATTTTGGGTATAGGCGACCAAGGCATGGGCGGGCTTTCGATTTGCATAGGCAAGCTGGCGTTGTACACGGTGGGCGGCGGCCTGTGCCCCTTTCAGACCTTGCCGGTCAATTTGGATGTGGGCACCAACCGCGAAGAGTTGCTGGATGATCCGCATTACTTGGGCATAGCCGAAAAGCGCTTGCATGACCAAGCCTATTTTGAGTTGGTCGATAAGTTGGTCGATGCGGTCAAGGTGACCTGGCCCAAAGCCATCATTCAATGGGAAGATTTCACTAAGGATGTTGCATTCGACGTGTTGAGCCGCTATCGCAACCAAGTGCCTTGTTTCAACGACGACATTCAAGGTACCGGGGCAGTGGCCTTGGCTGGTTTGTTGTCCGCCTGCCGCAAAACAGGCCAAAGTCTGGAACAGCAAACCGTGGTGGTGGTCGGTGCCGGTGCAGGCGGCATCGGTGTGGCCAGCGCGATAAAAGCCGGCATGATGGCAGCCGGTTTGACCGATGAACAAGCACGCCGGCAAATCTTTGTCGTCGGCTCACGCGGCTTGGTTGTGGAGGACGAGAGGCTTGAGGCATACAAATTACCCTTGGCGCATGGCAAGGCGGCTTATCAATCGTGGGGGCTCGAGGACGGACACATTCCGACCTTGATGGATGTGGTGACGCAGGCCAGGCCCTCTATTTTAATAGGCTTGTCCGGCGTCGCCGGCATATTCAGCGAGTCTATTATTAAAACCATGGCGGAGAACCATCAACAACCGATGATTTTTCCGCTGTCCAACCCCAACGCCAATTGCGAAGCCACCCCCGAGGACATTATTCGATGGACCGACGGACGCGCCATCGTTGCGACCGGTAGCCCTTTCTCCGATGTGGTTTATCAAGGTAAACTCTATCCGGTCGGACAGGGTAATAATGCGTTCATTTTTCCGGGATTGGGTTTGGCCGCCGTGCTGGGCGAATGCGGCCGAATAAGCGATGCGATGGTGCTGGAGTCGGCCTATGCCTTGGCCGACTATATCGCCGAAAACTGTCTCGAAGCCGGTCTTATCTATCCGCCGGTCAAGGATCTGAAAAAAATCAGTGTACGCGTGGCAACGAGGGTGCTCGCGAAAGCGCTAGAAGAGGGGGTATCCCACCGTCCGGAATTAAAAGGCACTGATCTTGAAAGTTTCATCACGGAGCACTTATGGCAACCCAAGTATTTGCCGTTCAAGTATGCCGGTGAAGATTAG
- a CDS encoding S8 family peptidase gives MKIAGLSLLTCLWLLLSACTSNPDLSRLGDSATGEDRRVVVTFADRTINRASPGNSLDGYRTRGQYNNSGWSERIARELADRHHLQMIAQWPVTALQISCVVYEVPKQFKLQQVMANLQSDRQVTLVQPMQTFQVRSNDQPPSADLHGDPYLPLQVGYKLLGVEDLHKMATGRGVRIALIDTGVDLEHPDLQGQIKYWENVAPEPPDHNLADIHGTAVAGVLSARPENDIGIAGIAPDAEVLAFRACWPEKPDALAAHCNSFTLAVALNLAIRMNSQIINLSLSGPEDPLLRQLIEKALSDGIIVIAAVPEKDQIGGFPANIPGVLAVGRGNEAQKPEIIAPGQDILTTVPHRAYDFMTGSSFATPHVAGLAALLLQLNPGWRTADIKQRLSGDSSSVSSSLLGVASAAK, from the coding sequence ATGAAAATCGCGGGCTTAAGCCTGTTGACTTGTCTGTGGCTATTGTTAAGCGCTTGCACCAGCAACCCGGACTTGTCTCGCCTGGGCGACAGCGCAACCGGTGAAGATCGCCGTGTTGTGGTGACTTTTGCCGACCGAACCATCAATAGAGCATCGCCAGGTAACTCGCTGGACGGCTATCGGACTCGTGGTCAATACAATAATTCCGGCTGGAGTGAACGCATTGCCCGCGAATTGGCCGACCGCCATCATTTACAAATGATTGCGCAATGGCCGGTGACGGCATTGCAAATCAGCTGTGTCGTTTATGAAGTTCCCAAACAATTTAAGTTGCAGCAAGTAATGGCGAATTTGCAAAGTGACCGCCAAGTCACCTTGGTTCAGCCCATGCAAACTTTCCAGGTGCGAAGCAACGATCAGCCTCCTAGCGCCGATCTTCACGGCGACCCCTATTTGCCGTTGCAAGTCGGCTATAAATTACTGGGGGTGGAGGATCTGCATAAAATGGCTACGGGACGCGGCGTGCGCATTGCCCTGATCGACACCGGTGTCGATCTCGAACACCCTGATCTGCAAGGCCAAATCAAATACTGGGAAAATGTCGCGCCGGAACCTCCCGACCATAATCTGGCCGATATACACGGCACGGCGGTCGCCGGCGTTTTGTCCGCTCGCCCCGAAAACGACATCGGCATCGCCGGCATAGCGCCAGACGCCGAAGTTCTGGCTTTTCGCGCTTGCTGGCCGGAAAAGCCCGATGCCCTCGCGGCCCATTGCAACAGTTTTACGCTGGCGGTCGCGCTAAATCTGGCGATACGCATGAATAGCCAGATCATCAATCTCAGTCTTAGCGGCCCCGAAGACCCTTTGTTACGGCAATTGATCGAGAAAGCCCTGTCAGATGGGATCATCGTTATCGCCGCTGTGCCGGAAAAAGATCAAATCGGGGGCTTTCCGGCGAATATTCCCGGCGTGCTGGCGGTGGGCCGAGGTAACGAAGCCCAAAAACCTGAAATTATTGCGCCGGGCCAGGACATTCTGACCACGGTTCCGCATCGGGCCTATGACTTCATGACCGGCAGTTCGTTTGCCACGCCCCATGTCGCCGGCTTGGCGGCATTACTGCTGCAGCTGAATCCAGGCTGGCGGACGGCGGATATCAAGCAGCGCTTGAGCGGCGATTCCAGTTCGGTATCCAGCAGTTTGCTTGGGGTTGCCAGCGCCGCAAAATAG
- a CDS encoding anti-sigma factor family protein: protein MNPNSLQTADQHQQTLLLLPWYLNQSLKPAERQQVVNHLRGCMLCRLELDRLTNLAAAVRQASDLDTAAQASFDSLRGKLPTALPNRQQPQLSAVPRPADSRATINNANARQADKTPKRRQPFWRLIGTQGTRLAIAASLVLAIIPLAMHYGRSPTPADYYTLSAAKPGTMAGPQLRVVFSKSLSATDIDALLAQIHGQRMGEPNSVGAYTVRLVTGQNTPALATAIAFLRGQPDVVLAEPVLQP from the coding sequence ATGAACCCAAACAGCTTACAAACAGCGGACCAACACCAACAGACTTTACTGCTGTTGCCCTGGTATTTGAATCAAAGCTTGAAACCCGCCGAACGCCAACAGGTCGTAAACCATCTGCGTGGCTGCATGTTGTGCAGACTGGAGCTGGATAGGCTGACTAATCTGGCGGCGGCGGTAAGACAGGCATCCGATCTGGATACGGCGGCCCAAGCATCCTTCGACAGCTTGCGGGGAAAATTGCCCACGGCCTTGCCTAACCGTCAACAGCCCCAATTATCAGCCGTGCCCCGGCCGGCTGATAGCCGTGCAACCATTAACAACGCCAATGCCAGACAAGCGGACAAAACGCCAAAACGGCGCCAGCCGTTTTGGCGTTTAATAGGTACTCAAGGAACCCGGCTGGCCATTGCCGCATCGCTGGTTCTGGCGATCATTCCACTGGCCATGCACTATGGCCGGTCGCCGACGCCAGCCGACTATTACACCCTGTCGGCCGCCAAACCGGGGACTATGGCCGGCCCGCAATTACGCGTGGTATTTTCCAAATCCCTGTCGGCTACCGACATCGATGCGTTGCTGGCGCAAATCCATGGCCAACGCATGGGCGAGCCCAATAGTGTCGGCGCCTACACGGTAAGATTGGTCACCGGCCAAAATACCCCGGCATTAGCCACCGCTATCGCCTTTTTACGCGGCCAGCCGGATGTGGTGCTGGCCGAGCCGGTGCTGCAACCATGA
- a CDS encoding RNA polymerase sigma factor gives MRNPQEDITVDEQVLLQRIIMGDMLAFEAFYKVYYPRLFRFILRMTRSPDSVEELIQETLMVVWEKPDRFNHDSKISTWVFGIAYHKALKAMSNSNRRGNDVDVDELAETLGDPSANQAQSQENQDWLNRALAALPPDQRAVIELTFYYDLPYQDIAKILDCPENTVKTRMFHARKKLQVFAATQEC, from the coding sequence ATGCGTAATCCACAAGAAGATATTACCGTGGACGAACAAGTGTTGCTCCAGCGCATTATTATGGGCGATATGTTGGCGTTCGAAGCCTTTTATAAGGTCTATTATCCTCGGCTGTTCCGCTTCATCCTGCGCATGACGCGCAGTCCCGATTCAGTCGAGGAGTTAATCCAGGAAACGCTGATGGTCGTGTGGGAAAAACCGGATCGATTCAACCACGACAGCAAAATATCGACTTGGGTATTCGGAATTGCCTATCACAAGGCACTCAAGGCTATGTCCAATAGTAACCGCCGCGGTAATGATGTCGATGTCGACGAGCTGGCCGAAACCTTGGGCGATCCAAGCGCCAATCAAGCGCAAAGCCAGGAAAACCAAGACTGGTTGAATCGAGCCTTGGCCGCCCTGCCGCCGGACCAGCGGGCGGTGATCGAACTCACCTTCTACTACGACCTACCTTACCAGGACATCGCCAAAATTCTCGACTGCCCTGAAAACACAGTAAAAACCCGTATGTTTCATGCCCGAAAAAAACTACAGGTTTTTGCTGCAACACAGGAGTGCTAA
- a CDS encoding TorF family putative porin, producing the protein MNPSASLPACLDCSHDFSVRYLGLICLLLGTSSAIAEWHGELSVLSDYIYRGYSKNRGNPLLQGHLDYEADAGWYAGMGLSQVSFDDRHDADHADLEIKPYLGWTLPLTSDWKTELSVTGYIYNDKVFAHDSDYVEFYASLHYRDWLSARVSVAPNAYQRDVTTVNYELNYRHDILDTVQFSAGLGYYQAKKLLELEDDYFYWNAGVSWFLTSYLSLDVRYVDVNLDQRNYQENHDEFYPRLLENKYLLSLTLGF; encoded by the coding sequence ATGAATCCAAGCGCTTCTTTGCCGGCCTGTTTAGATTGCTCCCACGACTTTTCTGTTCGCTACCTGGGACTAATCTGTTTGCTGCTCGGCACTTCATCGGCAATCGCGGAGTGGCACGGCGAACTGAGCGTTTTGAGCGATTACATCTACCGAGGCTATTCCAAAAACCGCGGCAACCCACTGCTGCAAGGCCATCTCGATTACGAAGCCGATGCCGGCTGGTATGCCGGGATGGGGCTATCGCAAGTCAGTTTTGACGACCGGCATGATGCCGATCACGCCGATTTGGAAATCAAGCCTTACTTAGGCTGGACCCTGCCATTAACCTCCGACTGGAAAACCGAGTTGTCGGTGACCGGCTATATCTACAACGACAAAGTCTTCGCCCATGACTCTGATTATGTGGAATTTTACGCAAGCCTTCATTACCGGGATTGGCTGAGCGCCAGGGTTTCCGTGGCACCCAATGCCTATCAACGCGACGTCACCACAGTCAACTATGAACTGAATTATCGACACGACATTTTGGATACCGTGCAATTTTCGGCGGGATTGGGTTATTACCAAGCCAAGAAATTGCTTGAACTGGAAGATGATTACTTTTACTGGAATGCCGGCGTATCGTGGTTTTTGACCTCTTATTTGTCCTTGGACGTTCGTTATGTCGATGTCAATCTCGATCAACGCAATTACCAAGAGAATCACGATGAGTTCTATCCGCGCTTGCTGGAAAACAAGTATTTACTGTCCCTCACCTTGGGCTTTTAA